One part of the Asterias amurensis chromosome 11, ASM3211899v1 genome encodes these proteins:
- the LOC139943926 gene encoding intraflagellar transport protein 70A-like: MSAYDIKDGEYTATIYNMIKESKYVDAIQILSQELQNHPKSRAALSLLGYCYFHIQDFANAAECYEQLVQICPTVDSYKIYYSQALYHACAYPEAMKATFQIENQDYQPKITKLQAAIKYGEEDLSAAKSLVEQCPTDDPDTEVNLGCLLFKEGRYKVACQKFLTAMQVLGYRPDLSYNIALCYYSMKQYAPALKHIADIIERGIREHPELSVGMTTEGIDVRSVGNTLVLHETALIEAFNLKAAIEFQLKNPEAAQEALTDMPPRSEEELDPVTLHNQALMNMEGNATQGFEKLQFLLQQNPFPPETFGNLLLLYIKYEYYDLAADVLAENSHLTFKYLSQYHYDFMDAVITMQTAKEEAYRKLDEMATRHTDQLRKLTKEVQEARHNHDDETVKKAVNEYDEALERYIPVLMQQAKIYWDMEHYTQVEKIFRKSVEFCNEHDVWKLNVAHVLFMQENKYKEAIGFYEPIVKKNYDNILNVSAIVLANLCVSYIMTSQNEEAEELMRKIEKEEEQIAYDEPDKKIYHLCIVNLVIGTLYCAKGNYEFGISRVIKSLEPYNKKLGTDTWFYAKRCFLSLLENMAKHMIMLRDSVIGECIQFLEHCESYGRDVKAVVEQPLEEEPLHEGKNTVTYESRILKSLFIQLT, encoded by the exons ATGTCAGCCTACGATATAAAGGATGGTGAATACACCGCCACCATTTATAACATG ATAAAAGAGAGCAAATATGTTGATGCCATACAAATACTATCACAGGAacttcagaaccacccaaag tcTCGTGCAGCGTTGTCCCTACTCGGTTACTGCTACTTCCACATCCAGGATTTTGCCAATGCTGCAGAATGCTACGAACAGCTGGTGCAGATCTGCCCGACTGTGGATAGCTATAAGATTTATTACTCGCAGGCATTATACCATGCCTGTGCCTACCctgaggcaatgaaggcaacGTTTCAGATTGAAAACCAAGACTACCAGCCTAAG ATCACCAAACTCCAGGCAGCTATTAAATATGGGGAAGAGGACCTCTCGGCTGCTAAG AGTCTTGTGGAGCAGTGCCCGACCGATGACCCCGACACAGAGGTCAATCTGGGCTGTCTCCTCTTCAAAGAGGGACGCTACAAAGTCGCGTGCCAGAAATTCCTGACTGCCATGCAGGTGTTGGGGTACCGTCCTGATCTGTCCTACAACATCGCCCTGTGTTACTACAGCATGAAGCAGTACGCGCCTGCTCTGAAGCATATTGCGGACATCATTGAGAGAGGCATTAGAGAGCATCCTG aattgAGCGTTGGAATGACCACTGAAGGTATTGATGTACGTAGTGTCGGCAACACCTTGGTGCTCCATGAAACTGCGTTAATTGAAGCCTTCAACCTGAAAGCAGCCATCGAATTCCAGCTCAAAAATC CTGAAGCAGCCCAGGAAGCACTGACTGATATGCCGCCACGCTCTGAAGAG GAGCTGGATCCAGTGACCCTTCACAACCAGGCCCTAATGAACATGGAGGGCAATGCTACACAGGGCTTTGAGAAGCTTCAGTTCTTACTGCAGCAGAATCCATTCCCACCGGAGACCTTTGGGAATCTGCTGCTTCTCTACATCAAATATGAG TACTATGACCTAGCAGCAGACGTCCTGGCCGAGAACTCACACCTGACCTTCAAGTACCTTAGCCAGTATCACTACGACTTCATGGACGCGGTCATCACCATGCAGACAGCTAAAGAAGAAGCGTATCGTAAACTAGACGAGATGGCCACGCGTCATACTGACCAGCTGCGCAAACTGACCAAGGAGGTCCAAGAAGCCAGACATAACCACGACGACGAGACCGTGAAGAAAGCGGTCAACGAGTATGACGAGGCATTGGAAAG GTACATCCCAGTGTTGATGCAGCAAGCTAAGATCTACTGGGACATGGAACACTACACCCAAGTAGAGAAGATATTCCGTAAGTCTGTGGAGTTCTGCAACGAGCACGATGTCTGGAAACTCAACGTGGCCCACGTACTCTTCATGCAAGAGAACAAGTACAAGGAGGCCATTGGATTCTATGAGCCCATCGTCAAGAAGAACTATGATAAT ATACTGAATGTTAGTGCTATTGTGTTGGCCAACCTCTGTGTATCCTACATCATGACCAGCCAGAATGAAGAG GCAGAGGAGCTGATGCGAAAGATCGAGAAAGAAGAGGAGCAGATAGCGTACGACGAGCCAGATAAGAAAATCTACCATCTTTGTATTGTCAACCTGGTCATCGGTACCCTGTACTGCGCGAAAGGCAACTATGAATTTGGCATCTCAAGGGTCATCAAGAGCTTGGAACCATACAATAAAAAG TTGGGGACTGATACCTGGTTCTACGCCAAGAGATGTTTCTTATCTCTACTGGAGAACATGGCCAAGCATATGATCATGCTACGCGATAGCGTCATTGGAGAATGCATACAGTTCCTTGAACACTGTGAAT CGTATGGGCGTGATGTGAAGGCAGTTGTGGAGCAGCCGTTAGAGGAAGAACCCTTACACGAAGGCAAGAACACCGTCACCTATGAGTCTCGTATCCTCAAGAGTCTCTTCATACAACTGACATAG